The Cervus elaphus chromosome 32, mCerEla1.1, whole genome shotgun sequence region atcattaccatctttcgaaattccatatatatgtgttagcatgctgtaatgttctttatctttctggcttacttcactctgtataatgggctccaatttcattaTTCTTCCATCTCATTATTCTTGATGAATTAAACATTTTCTCATTAGGATAAGTACCCATCTCTATATCTGGTCCTTGTCCTAGAAGTTACTTAATTGTGTcccatgcttagtcactcagttgtgtctcacactttgtgaccccatagactgtagcctgccaggttcctctgtccatggggattctccaggcaagaacaatggagtgggttgccatgccctcctccagggcatcttccctaactaggaatcacacccaggtctcccacagggcaggcagattctttaccatcgagccaccaggaagccagtCAATTAACCAATACAGCCTCCTCTGTTTACTTTAAATTAATGTTTCCACAGCATATCTGTTGTctcaacagtgaagaatctgcctgagatgcaggagatgcggagacatggttttgatccctgggtgggggagattccctgaaggagggcatgacaacctggTGCAGTAACCTTGCCTGGATGATTCCATAAGGGTCTCAAGAATGTTGGACAGGATTGAACttctaaacaacagcagcagcatatctgtttccatcctttcactttaaATCCATTTGCCTTTATATTTGATATCTtaagtgaggtttttttttaatagataattgatattattctttttcttgttgttgttgttgcttttactGAAATGATCATTTGTTTCCTTAAGATAGTGTCTAGAATCTTAGCATCACAGTTTATCCCATAAGGCTGAACCAAAATTCCATCTAGTAtcatagacttcatttttttagagCATTTTTGGAATTGAATGAAAAGTACAGTTTTCCCCTATGCTTTCAGCAACTCCACAGTCCACAGAgggcaaatagtcggacacaactggagcgacttagcacacaggcacacagtgCTGATCCTGAGGCCTGTTGCCAGTTTTCTGTCCAGAAGTGAAGATGTCTGCACTCTCTGAACTTTGACCCCACTCTCTTCGACTCAGAAGAATTGTTGGCCTGTTTGGGTTCTTGTTCCCTATATTTAGGCCTGGAAATCTGTAGAGGCTGGAGATGTCATAAGTctcacttcagttttttttttttttcttttctcttaaatggTTGACCACAGatattttaagcatttaattagctaattcattcatttgactGCCTTGGACCTTGGACAGAATCtagctgaagcatgtgggatctagttccgtgACCAGGGGTGGACCCAGGCGCCCTGAGCTGGGAGCACAGAATCCCAGCCCCAGACCTCCGGGGAAGCCCCTCACCTACCTGTTTTCTGCTCTCCTCATTACGGTCCTGCATTGCTTGTGCCAGAGTCTGAATCAGCAGTTTCACAGGTTTTGCCTGGTTCCTTAGTCGTGTAATGTAGAAGGGcagcatacagtcccatcacgtcctttttcttttttttttaatgctgaattgtGGGGTCCAAGCTGTTGTCTTTGAGTGTTTGCCCTTTCTTCCTGAGAACTCAGTTCCTTGACTTGGGGCTCTAGTTGGGGGTGATGGACCTGCCATCACATTTGCTGGAATCATGCTGTATCAACCTCCAGAGACCATTAAAAAGGTACAGTGCCTCGGAATGTACTTCAATTCACAtaaaggaggacatggcaacccactgcagtatttttgcctgaagagtcttatgaacagtggagcctggtgggccccagtccatggggtcacaataaaCACTTGTTGAGGAGCTTTTGTGCCAAAACATTGGGCCAGGAGTGTTGAAATGATGAAGCGTCCTTCAAAATCTGCAACCAAATATGGAGATTGGAAATATGCAAATGTAGTGAATGTAAAAATCAAGCAGGAGTCATAGATGGAGCACTCAGATCAGAACCCTTTTAAAAGGAAAGATCATATTTGTTGGGGAAACAAATGTGTGTTTTTAAGAAGGAGGTAGATTTTGAGGTGCCCCTGAGAGATGGGTTTGGAGACATAGCTGGAGGAGAGATTTTACCCAGGCCTGAGTTCAGTCGGAACAGAAGCAAGAGTGAGAGGAAAGCTAAGGGCAAGGTTGAGGAGGAGCCAGGTTCCCCGTGTCTCTGAGCTGGAAAGTGCTCAGAAGGATCTGGGAAGACCCTCATGGATGCCCTGAAGTTTCAGAGATGGATTTGCTGGGGAGATGCTCTGACAGATGGACAGACTGCACAGCTCAGATGGGTGACAGAAGGCAAAGGAAGTGTTTCAGAAAGAACAAGTGGTCCAGTGTCATTGTGGGGTTAAAGTTGTGAAAGAGGAATAAAATCTGACAATCTTTGGAACATCATCTGAGAGCCTCTTGTGGCTTCCTCTAGGGATTATACTTTATTTGAATTAAAGGGGAGTCATTAACACTTTCTAAGTTGCCTGTTTGGTAACAAGTAGCACAATaaagagaatgttaaaaaataatcatgataatAATCAAGCTTCTAATTCTTTGTTAAAAGTCTTTAATTTGATTTGGCTTCTGGAGTCTATAAGGAGGCATTTTCACACTATGCAACGCTCTCCTCGTGATGCTggatgtttcatttctttttctggaagcatTTTCGGCCACTCAGGGCACAGCGGCCTATCTGTTCCTCATTTGGAAGGCAGCCAATCAGAGCACACCGGCCGCTTCTTCTTTTGCAATAATCCTTTTGAAACCCGCTTATGATTCCGCTATTGCCTACGCTGAAGAAACGAAGCGTACGGAAGGATTTAGGAAGGCCGCGGTGCAAGTCCAGGGCGTTTGGAATCCCTCTAGTAAGTTATACATCgccattttttgttcttttatgtctttttcctttctctatacCATCTGGAGCAAAGAAGAAGGTGGGGCTAGCTACCCACCATGCGTCTGTGGGTTCGGCTCAGCTGAGAAAGTGGCGTGACCGTGGCAGCCCCCTTGTGAACTGACACCTGGGAGGCAGGGGTCACGATGGTCCCCGGGTCCTTAAGAGACCGAAAGACTGTACCTCCAACCGCTAAGCTAATAAAAGGGAACCTGTGCTTCTTTCCTCAGATTAAGTTCGATTTCCTGTTGGTATTAAAAGatttacacataaaataaataaataaagatttacaTCACTTTCTTCCTGTCTCATGAACAGGTATAACAATCCTCCCGTGGAGGGATGGTCTGTGAGCTGATTAGTCTCTTAAGAGTGAATCAGAAGGGATGGAGACCCTACTTTGAGCTTCTTGATGGTctttttcaagtaaaataaaggagaaaaactggTAATGTCCAGTTCTCAAGCAACAAAACTAGTTTATCTAAAATTCCCAAATGAATGGAGAGGGCTGACTCTGACTGACAAATTCTCAATCCATTCAGTCCTGTCATTTCCCAGCACATCTTACCTGGAACAGGCAGCAAGAACAAGAAGAGGAACTCAAAGAGAAGGTAGTAGACCCTCATGGCTGGCTAGCTTCGCAGGTGAGACTGGACAGGATGGTGTGCTCGCTCACTTTATAAAGGCTCCAGGTCCGCAGCCACAGGGAGAAGCATTCAGCAGCTGCAATTCCTGTAATATTACAGGGATGACAATATGATGCATTTCCTTAAGCTTCATGCCAAGGTCCCTTACAAAGCAGACCATGCCCATTCCCCCCAGGAGTTAATTATAAACCTCAGGGAGACTCAGAGCCTGATGTGAGCACAGGCCTGTTCTGTTGCCTCTGAGGTCTGGGTGCTCATGTAGGCTGGCTCATGTCTGGCTGTCTGAGACAGGAAAGACCTGTCCACTCCTGGATGCAGTCCTGGGGCATGTAGCTGGGAGCTCACCTGTGCCCACTGTGGTCTTCTAAGCTTTTGCCTTCTTCCTAAA contains the following coding sequences:
- the LOC122687812 gene encoding beta-defensin 103A-like, which gives rise to MRVYYLLFEFLFLFLLPVPGNSGIISGFQKDYCKRRSGRCALIGCLPNEEQIGRCALSGRKCFQKKK